A stretch of the Proteus sp. ZN5 genome encodes the following:
- a CDS encoding DUF4225 domain-containing protein: protein MTEYELDYSYSDVYRDTLRRESSYLRKIAMKFAYQYIGDSFTRMMFLNDIEQLIARTELEVSSYCLSLSAGLDNISDEIERLELQDNLLRNRSIMQYALFETIRKKEENEENNKLILKQVGFVSGAMQIYGGGGSCVGSVGTLCSSLGVGMVSQGVNSMIENGYYLLFREEYSGPVRNGYRAASKALGYGDNEADMFYNVVDLSLSGASLLKPVLKEDSWKLFHYIKSDFMASWQSMGRLSLTSEFFFDGVTIYSTYDLYEEENKGE from the coding sequence ATGACTGAGTATGAACTAGACTATAGTTATAGTGATGTATATAGAGATACATTAAGAAGAGAATCCAGTTATTTAAGAAAAATAGCAATGAAATTTGCCTATCAATATATTGGTGATTCTTTTACAAGAATGATGTTCTTAAATGATATAGAACAACTGATTGCTAGAACAGAGTTAGAGGTAAGTAGTTATTGCTTAAGTTTATCAGCAGGATTAGATAATATCTCCGATGAAATTGAAAGATTGGAGTTACAGGATAATTTACTAAGAAATCGAAGTATAATGCAATATGCACTTTTTGAAACAATACGTAAAAAAGAAGAAAATGAGGAAAATAATAAATTAATACTCAAACAAGTAGGTTTTGTCAGCGGAGCAATGCAAATATATGGAGGGGGAGGTTCTTGTGTGGGATCTGTCGGAACATTATGTAGTAGTTTAGGGGTTGGAATGGTATCTCAAGGTGTAAATAGTATGATTGAAAATGGATATTATTTATTATTTAGAGAAGAATATAGTGGACCTGTAAGAAACGGATATAGAGCAGCATCTAAAGCTTTAGGTTATGGCGATAATGAAGCGGATATGTTTTATAATGTGGTTGATTTAAGTTTATCTGGTGCATCATTATTGAAACCAGTTCTTAAAGAAGATTCATGGAAACTATTTCACTATATAAAGAGTGATTTTATGGCATCATGGCAATCAATGGGGCGATTGTCACTTACTTCTGAGTTTTTCTTTGATGGAGTGACTATTTATTCTACATATGATTTATACGAGGAAGAGAATAAGGGTGAATGA
- a CDS encoding Zn-dependent hydrolase: MTQQDTATHYSIDDMKALIETMQIYKKDNSGKGITRIAYGEEDEAAHLYLAGLMKEAGLEVYRDGIGTLYARLPGKDRSLPAIGTGSHLDTVPQGGAYDGALGVIAGFYALMQYKPQQLKRDLELVVFRAEESSRFGFSCIGSKVLTGKIDRARWEQNRDDDGNNFFEVLKSLGYQHDNLDSCLVKEDRYSAFVELHIEQGKRLENDKKTIGIVNGIAAPTRFSVTVNGHADHSGATPMYQRQDALVASAGIITDINRAACTEAVYGTVGTVGKLNVVPNSMNVIPGQVKFSVDIRGIDTESIQRVVQRLNNSVEKAEKDFGVAIDVQPISAESPVKLDDSICQVIESLCQKHDISYMTMLSGAGHDSMNMAPLYPTAMIFTPSVSGISHHPDEFTEFSDIAVAADLLAETLGTLANQ; the protein is encoded by the coding sequence ATGACTCAACAAGATACAGCAACTCATTATTCAATTGATGATATGAAAGCGTTAATTGAAACAATGCAAATTTATAAAAAAGATAACAGTGGCAAAGGGATCACTCGTATTGCCTATGGCGAAGAAGATGAAGCCGCGCATCTGTATCTGGCTGGTTTAATGAAAGAAGCCGGTCTTGAAGTTTATCGTGATGGCATTGGTACACTTTACGCACGCCTACCGGGTAAAGATCGCTCATTACCTGCAATAGGAACTGGCTCTCACCTTGATACTGTACCTCAAGGTGGTGCTTATGACGGAGCTTTGGGTGTTATCGCTGGGTTTTATGCCTTAATGCAATACAAACCACAGCAACTTAAACGCGACCTTGAGCTTGTTGTTTTTCGTGCTGAAGAATCTAGCCGTTTTGGATTTTCATGTATTGGTAGTAAGGTTTTAACCGGCAAAATAGATAGAGCTCGTTGGGAGCAAAATAGAGATGATGATGGCAATAATTTCTTTGAAGTTTTGAAATCATTAGGTTATCAGCACGATAATTTGGATAGTTGTTTAGTCAAAGAAGATCGTTATAGTGCCTTTGTTGAGCTTCATATTGAACAAGGCAAACGCCTTGAAAATGACAAAAAAACCATTGGTATTGTTAATGGTATTGCAGCACCGACACGTTTTTCAGTCACTGTTAATGGCCATGCAGATCACTCTGGAGCCACACCAATGTACCAGCGCCAAGATGCGTTAGTGGCAAGTGCTGGTATTATTACAGATATCAATCGTGCAGCATGTACTGAAGCTGTTTATGGCACTGTAGGTACAGTGGGTAAACTCAATGTTGTACCAAACTCCATGAACGTCATTCCAGGGCAAGTAAAATTCTCAGTGGATATTCGTGGTATTGATACTGAAAGTATTCAGCGTGTTGTACAACGTTTAAATAACAGTGTTGAAAAAGCAGAAAAAGATTTTGGTGTTGCTATTGATGTTCAACCAATTTCTGCTGAATCGCCAGTAAAACTAGATGATTCAATTTGCCAAGTTATTGAAAGCTTGTGCCAAAAACACGATATCAGCTATATGACAATGCTAAGTGGTGCTGGCCATGACTCAATGAATATGGCTCCACTTTATCCAACAGCAATGATTTTTACACCATCTGTTTCGGGTATTAGTCATCATCCTGATGAATTTACCGAATTTAGTGATATTGCTGTTGCAGCGGATTTATTAGCTGAAACATTAGGTACACTAGCAAATCAATAA
- a CDS encoding helix-turn-helix transcriptional regulator — translation MPYIPREKIDYQAIGYRLRAYRIASSLKAEDVAESLGISRAAVYRLEKGEIVKIETLDNLARLLNTSLTSLLGINTEYYSSANGFFERMRQLETQSSHIYTHFEPFSYLLTSDCYDKTLVEMLTEASPLNLLSEKQQEVLSILKERKKHQSLHSPHIYNLISQQQIEKFLYVGMLGSVNLTKTLQQERKERAKNEILHLIEKLEQKNSYLNIAIISDTMPSLTFQLFYQDKVPLSLAVSPFRLGEFPNVSTGIATVTSSTEAIFQYQSLFDKLWLKATKGDDAINFLKQIVSHY, via the coding sequence ATGCCTTACATACCTAGAGAAAAAATAGATTACCAAGCCATTGGATACCGCTTACGTGCTTACCGCATAGCCTCTTCATTAAAAGCTGAAGATGTAGCAGAAAGCTTGGGTATTTCTCGTGCTGCTGTATATCGGTTAGAAAAAGGCGAAATTGTTAAAATTGAGACACTTGATAATCTTGCTAGATTATTAAATACCTCATTGACCAGTTTGTTAGGCATTAATACTGAATATTATTCAAGTGCAAATGGCTTTTTTGAACGAATGCGCCAACTTGAAACTCAATCTTCACATATTTATACCCACTTCGAACCTTTCTCTTACTTATTAACTTCAGATTGTTATGACAAAACATTGGTTGAAATGCTAACAGAGGCATCACCCTTAAATCTTTTGTCTGAAAAACAACAAGAAGTTTTATCTATTTTAAAAGAGCGTAAGAAACATCAGTCTTTACATTCACCCCATATTTATAACCTTATTAGCCAACAGCAAATTGAAAAATTTCTTTATGTTGGCATGCTAGGTTCAGTTAATTTAACTAAAACACTGCAACAAGAAAGAAAAGAGCGAGCAAAAAATGAAATTCTTCATTTAATTGAAAAGTTAGAACAAAAAAATAGTTATCTTAATATTGCAATTATTTCAGATACTATGCCGTCTCTAACTTTCCAATTATTTTATCAAGATAAAGTACCTCTTTCTTTAGCCGTTAGCCCGTTCCGTTTAGGTGAATTTCCTAATGTCAGTACGGGCATAGCGACAGTGACTTCTTCAACTGAGGCAATATTTCAGTACCAATCCCTCTTTGATAAGTTATGGTTAAAAGCCACTAAAGGGGATGATGCTATTAATTTTTTAAAACAAATAGTGAGCCATTATTGA
- a CDS encoding ROK family protein — translation MLLKNLKELQSSKTSKALKLKSLYKLVAENGPIKTETLTELAQMKPATCARLLDELNALQLITTAELGESTGGRKPILYNINTEDVFLVGIELSKVYSTIVLMDLKLNMLDKIKISPEPYLSADEMTEKLLPKIDDLLLKNKISYEKVLGLGISIEHVVEHQLASKSLDEEFCELETLLRKKIPTYVTVGSGVHFAALAEFRLYYRQKTQRFLFTSCDTEVRGCAIIGNQFLTDTSVAMNCFGHMTIDVKGPLCECGSYGCLNTLCSLDAIKNNIIHQIRRGKHSLLTSLVGSDDEISYHTIFQAIEMRDPLCIDALEEAAYYYGVAIANTILMLQPDIVVCGGTLIPKYTFFDTVKKTIETKLALFPNIKTEVYPASHAYEIVSQGAGAMVLEHLVN, via the coding sequence ATGCTATTGAAAAATTTAAAAGAACTTCAGTCTTCTAAGACTTCAAAAGCATTGAAATTAAAAAGCCTTTATAAATTAGTGGCAGAAAATGGACCAATAAAAACAGAAACGCTGACCGAGTTAGCACAAATGAAGCCTGCGACTTGTGCACGATTGTTGGACGAGTTAAATGCTCTTCAATTAATTACAACCGCAGAGTTAGGAGAGTCAACTGGTGGACGAAAACCTATTTTGTATAATATTAATACAGAAGATGTGTTTTTAGTTGGTATTGAATTAAGTAAAGTCTATTCAACGATTGTTTTAATGGACTTAAAGCTCAATATGCTGGATAAAATTAAAATATCGCCAGAACCGTACTTATCTGCCGATGAAATGACAGAAAAACTATTACCTAAAATTGATGATTTATTATTAAAAAATAAAATCAGCTATGAAAAAGTTTTAGGATTAGGCATTTCTATTGAGCATGTTGTCGAGCATCAATTGGCATCAAAATCCCTCGATGAAGAATTTTGTGAATTAGAGACGTTATTACGTAAAAAAATTCCTACTTACGTTACCGTAGGAAGTGGAGTACATTTTGCCGCTTTAGCTGAATTTCGTTTATATTACCGCCAAAAAACACAACGATTTTTATTTACTTCTTGTGATACCGAAGTAAGAGGATGTGCCATTATTGGCAATCAGTTTTTAACTGATACCTCAGTGGCAATGAACTGTTTTGGTCACATGACAATTGATGTAAAAGGGCCATTGTGTGAATGTGGCTCTTATGGCTGCTTAAACACACTGTGTTCTTTAGATGCCATAAAAAATAATATCATTCATCAAATAAGACGAGGAAAGCACTCTTTATTGACTTCTTTGGTGGGTAGTGATGATGAAATTAGCTATCACACTATTTTTCAAGCAATAGAAATGCGAGATCCTTTATGTATTGATGCATTAGAAGAAGCGGCTTATTACTACGGAGTTGCTATTGCAAATACGATTTTAATGCTCCAACCTGATATTGTTGTTTGTGGTGGAACATTAATACCTAAATATACGTTTTTTGATACCGTTAAAAAAACGATTGAAACTAAACTCGCCCTTTTCCCAAATATAAAAACAGAAGTTTATCCAGCAAGTCACGCCTATGAAATAGTTTCTCAAGGGGCTGGTGCAATGGTATTAGAGCATTTAGTTAATTAA
- a CDS encoding purine-nucleoside phosphorylase, translating to MHQVSEINKAKEFVQSKTTEKPTIGIILGSGLGPFADTLEDAVHIPYHTIPHFAASGAVGHANELVIGKIAGKTVIAMKGRFHYYEGVSLDEVTFPVRVMKALGVEKLIITNACGAVNTEFNPGDLMLITDHINLTANNPLIGPNNPELGVRFLDVSEVYNKAMRQIVLDIAKEQDITLRQGVYAWWTGPTYETPAEIRMIRTLGADAVGMSTVPEALIARHSGIDTIGISCLTNMACGILEQPLSHDEVIETAERVKSTFLKLISEVISRL from the coding sequence ATGCATCAAGTTTCTGAAATTAATAAAGCAAAAGAATTTGTCCAATCTAAAACCACAGAAAAACCAACGATTGGCATCATTTTAGGATCAGGTTTAGGTCCTTTTGCCGATACATTAGAAGATGCTGTACATATCCCATATCACACTATTCCACACTTTGCAGCGTCTGGAGCAGTAGGACATGCTAATGAATTAGTGATTGGTAAAATCGCAGGAAAAACAGTTATTGCAATGAAAGGTCGTTTTCATTACTACGAAGGTGTATCACTCGATGAAGTCACCTTTCCTGTTCGTGTAATGAAAGCATTAGGTGTTGAAAAACTGATTATCACTAACGCATGTGGTGCTGTAAACACTGAATTTAATCCGGGCGATCTTATGCTAATTACGGATCACATTAACCTGACTGCAAATAACCCACTTATTGGGCCAAATAATCCTGAACTCGGCGTTCGTTTTCTGGATGTTAGTGAAGTTTATAACAAAGCAATGCGCCAAATTGTTCTTGATATCGCTAAAGAACAAGACATTACCTTACGTCAAGGTGTCTATGCATGGTGGACAGGTCCAACTTACGAAACACCAGCAGAAATCCGCATGATAAGAACATTAGGTGCAGATGCTGTAGGCATGTCAACTGTTCCAGAAGCATTGATAGCTCGCCATTCAGGTATTGATACCATTGGTATTTCATGCTTAACCAATATGGCTTGCGGCATTTTAGAACAGCCTCTTAGTCATGATGAAGTCATTGAAACAGCAGAACGCGTAAAATCTACTTTCTTAAAGCTTATCAGTGAAGTGATCTCTCGCTTATAA
- a CDS encoding nucleoside permease has product MGIKIQLKGMMFMQYFIWGSWLITLGAYMMQTLNFTGIEVGLVYGSKGIAALIMPGLLGIIADKFIPANRLYIICHLICAVALFFAASVTDPTIMFWVMFINALAFMPTIALSNSIGYFCLNKHKLDSVAHFPPIRVFGTIGFIIAMWCVSLFRLELSNTQLYIASVASLCLALYSFCLPKIPTVQHKQSTSWASRLGLDAFVLFKKPVMAIFFLFAMLLGAVLQITNTFGSPFIHDFAKNPEFADSLIVQYPSILLSVSQMAEVAFILAIPFFLKRFGIKKVMLISMLAWTLRFGLFAYGDPSPWGFALLMLSMIVYGCAFDFFNISGSIYIENEVKPEIRASAQGLFMTMVNGVGAYAGSILSGMVVDHFTVNGMKDWQSIWLIFASYTLILTIIFLFAFKENKKTAY; this is encoded by the coding sequence ATGGGTATAAAAATACAGCTCAAAGGCATGATGTTTATGCAATATTTTATCTGGGGAAGTTGGTTAATTACCCTAGGTGCATACATGATGCAAACATTAAACTTCACTGGAATTGAGGTTGGATTGGTTTATGGATCTAAAGGTATTGCTGCCTTAATTATGCCTGGTTTATTAGGTATCATTGCCGATAAATTTATTCCCGCAAATCGCTTATATATTATTTGTCATCTTATTTGTGCTGTTGCTTTATTCTTTGCAGCTTCAGTCACTGATCCTACTATTATGTTTTGGGTAATGTTTATTAATGCATTAGCATTTATGCCAACCATTGCACTTTCAAACTCCATTGGCTATTTTTGCTTAAATAAACATAAACTAGATTCAGTTGCTCATTTTCCTCCTATTCGTGTATTTGGGACGATAGGCTTTATTATTGCAATGTGGTGTGTCAGCTTATTTAGATTAGAGCTTAGTAATACTCAATTATATATAGCATCCGTTGCATCACTTTGCTTAGCGCTCTATTCATTCTGTTTACCTAAAATTCCAACAGTACAACATAAACAATCGACATCTTGGGCCTCCCGTTTAGGATTAGATGCATTTGTTTTATTTAAAAAACCTGTCATGGCAATATTCTTTTTATTTGCAATGTTATTAGGTGCAGTACTTCAAATTACAAATACTTTCGGCAGCCCATTTATTCACGACTTTGCCAAAAATCCTGAATTTGCAGATAGTTTAATTGTGCAATACCCATCAATTTTATTATCAGTATCACAAATGGCTGAAGTCGCTTTTATCTTAGCTATTCCCTTTTTCCTAAAACGCTTTGGTATTAAAAAGGTCATGCTGATTAGTATGCTTGCATGGACTTTACGTTTTGGATTATTTGCATATGGTGATCCCTCGCCTTGGGGTTTTGCATTGCTGATGCTTTCAATGATTGTTTATGGTTGTGCGTTTGATTTCTTTAATATTTCAGGATCTATCTATATCGAGAATGAAGTTAAACCTGAAATAAGAGCTAGTGCTCAAGGGCTATTTATGACCATGGTAAATGGCGTTGGTGCATACGCGGGTTCTATTTTAAGTGGTATGGTAGTCGATCACTTTACAGTAAATGGAATGAAAGATTGGCAATCTATTTGGTTAATCTTTGCATCATATACATTAATACTAACTATTATCTTTTTATTTGCATTTAAAGAGAATAAAAAAACAGCTTACTGA
- a CDS encoding M10 family metallopeptidase C-terminal domain-containing protein, translating to MSHQKYSNGLAVIIDIIKSHAPLKRWNKKNKDDVFTEITYSFPDWSTLRGNEYKTITTLNEKQKEIAEKTLQLWSDVTNIKLIKKDNKYDTHIKFGVYNNINEITKDDSHLVSGVARFPSNNIVLNKKIEKITDYSNGGQVWINISSTIRIVKLNKNEITPNQKRKVDLFKEKSDNIKYYYTETDSHITLYKNNNENGHINNKLKTLKKGNGEYYVYIHELGHALGIPHTFRDNFNIPDIEENSLKHSVMSYRAPKFEHANFDGLFPMSPLLIDIYVIQKFYGVNTTTRTDDTIYGFNSNTQRDCYSLTSPSNVIISCIWDAGGTDTLNFYQYNVPQKINLNEGTFSDIGGLQSNLSIAYGTVIENAIGGMNDDIIIGNHTNNHLYGNNGNDIIYGNNGNDVLQGGRGNDWLYSGEGDDILYGSDGNDILWGESGCNQLNGGKGRDIFILSLNKHNSHNKIMDFNINDDFLLFSDENRHLLSIKKLIENNKIAISINYNTEENITELSISREIQSTKYIQTIDLMGNFAFDDIFNS from the coding sequence ATGTCACATCAAAAATATTCAAATGGATTAGCTGTTATTATTGATATAATAAAAAGCCACGCGCCTTTAAAACGGTGGAATAAGAAAAATAAAGATGATGTATTTACAGAAATAACATATAGTTTTCCCGACTGGAGTACCTTAAGAGGAAACGAATATAAAACAATTACGACGTTAAACGAAAAACAAAAAGAAATTGCTGAAAAAACATTACAACTATGGTCTGACGTTACAAATATTAAACTTATTAAAAAAGATAATAAATATGATACTCATATTAAATTTGGTGTTTATAATAATATAAATGAGATAACAAAAGACGACTCTCATTTAGTCAGTGGTGTTGCTAGATTTCCATCTAATAATATCGTTTTAAATAAAAAAATTGAAAAGATCACGGATTATAGTAATGGTGGACAAGTTTGGATTAATATATCTTCAACCATCCGTATAGTAAAACTAAATAAAAATGAAATAACACCCAATCAAAAAAGAAAAGTAGATTTATTTAAAGAGAAATCAGATAATATAAAATACTATTATACAGAAACAGATTCACATATTACTTTATATAAAAACAATAATGAAAATGGCCATATCAATAATAAATTAAAAACATTAAAAAAGGGAAATGGAGAATATTATGTTTATATACATGAATTAGGTCATGCTCTTGGTATACCTCACACTTTTAGAGATAATTTTAATATCCCAGATATTGAAGAAAATAGTTTAAAACATTCCGTGATGTCATATCGAGCTCCTAAATTTGAACATGCTAATTTTGATGGTCTTTTTCCCATGTCTCCATTATTAATCGATATATACGTGATTCAAAAATTCTATGGCGTAAACACAACGACTCGAACGGATGATACTATTTATGGTTTTAATTCGAATACACAAAGAGATTGTTACAGCTTAACCTCACCAAGCAATGTCATTATCAGTTGTATTTGGGATGCAGGTGGTACTGATACTCTTAACTTTTATCAATATAACGTACCACAAAAAATAAACCTCAATGAAGGTACTTTTTCTGATATTGGAGGATTACAAAGTAATCTCTCTATCGCATATGGTACTGTCATTGAGAATGCAATTGGTGGAATGAATGATGATATTATTATTGGAAATCATACTAATAATCACCTTTATGGTAACAATGGTAACGATATTATTTATGGTAATAATGGCAATGATGTACTTCAAGGAGGGAGAGGCAATGATTGGCTTTATAGTGGTGAAGGAGATGACATTCTCTATGGTTCTGATGGAAATGATATTCTTTGGGGAGAAAGCGGTTGCAATCAACTCAATGGCGGAAAAGGAAGAGACATATTTATACTAAGCCTTAATAAACATAATAGCCATAATAAAATTATGGACTTTAATATAAATGACGACTTCTTGTTATTTTCTGATGAAAACAGACATCTTCTCAGTATTAAAAAACTAATTGAAAATAATAAAATAGCCATATCAATAAATTATAATACTGAAGAAAACATTACCGAATTATCTATTTCAAGAGAAATACAGTCTACAAAGTATATTCAAACAATAGACCTTATGGGAAATTTCGCTTTTGATGATATATTTAATAGCTAA
- a CDS encoding serralysin family metalloprotease produces the protein MGASLLKKAVGLSNVSDLLDKSGIFYNFSAKTLPSFDYDTAGKHIARENSTWNGKYVIGQAAEVTYSFPTWAGKKFNDFGDKNPYGFNSTQKEHARQSLDAWSDIANIKFTEVGPNVKSDITFGNITDPYGKFQAYATLPNTHDYYGRDVSGQAWFSDYYYAGNTTPELGNYGRLTIIHEIGHALGLMHPGDYNAGQNVPGYLKSDYAEDSRQYTVMSYWDEYETGAHFQGAYAGAPLLHDISAMQYLYGANTTTRTGDDVYGFNSNTGIDYYTATSSNDKLIFSVWDSGGNDTFDFSGYYQDQVIDLREGHFSDVGGLQKNISIAQGVTIENAIGGSGNDIIYGNDADNILIGGGGNDILYGGGGQDTLWGGTGSNTFIYKEISDSLVSAADKIMDFKSGIDKIDLSELIENTFSHKFLNFVDNFTGRSGEATIKYDQATNSSELAINAYGYGYSPDFKIDIVGFVNYETDFIV, from the coding sequence ATGGGTGCTTCTTTATTAAAAAAAGCAGTAGGACTATCTAATGTTTCTGATTTATTAGATAAGAGTGGAATTTTTTATAATTTCTCAGCTAAGACTCTACCTTCTTTTGATTATGATACCGCAGGAAAACATATCGCACGTGAAAACTCCACATGGAATGGGAAATATGTTATCGGCCAAGCAGCAGAAGTTACATATTCATTCCCAACTTGGGCAGGTAAAAAGTTTAATGACTTTGGTGATAAAAATCCCTATGGATTTAATTCAACACAGAAAGAACATGCAAGGCAATCTTTAGATGCATGGTCTGATATCGCAAATATTAAATTTACAGAAGTAGGACCAAATGTAAAATCAGATATTACTTTTGGGAATATTACGGATCCATATGGTAAGTTCCAAGCTTATGCAACATTACCAAATACTCATGATTATTATGGGCGTGATGTTTCAGGCCAAGCTTGGTTTAGTGATTATTATTATGCGGGTAATACAACGCCTGAATTAGGTAATTATGGTCGCTTAACTATTATCCATGAAATTGGTCATGCGCTAGGTTTAATGCACCCTGGAGATTATAACGCAGGGCAAAACGTACCTGGTTATTTAAAATCAGACTACGCTGAAGATAGTCGCCAATATACTGTAATGAGTTATTGGGATGAATATGAAACGGGTGCGCACTTCCAAGGTGCTTATGCAGGTGCACCTTTACTTCATGATATTTCAGCAATGCAATACCTCTATGGTGCAAATACAACAACCAGAACAGGCGATGATGTTTATGGTTTCAACTCAAACACAGGTATTGATTATTACACTGCAACAAGTAGTAACGATAAATTAATATTCTCCGTTTGGGATAGTGGTGGTAACGATACTTTTGACTTCTCAGGATATTATCAAGATCAAGTTATTGATTTACGCGAGGGTCATTTCTCTGATGTTGGTGGGCTACAGAAAAACATTTCTATTGCACAAGGCGTTACAATAGAAAATGCAATCGGTGGCTCTGGTAATGATATTATCTATGGAAATGATGCTGATAATATTCTCATCGGTGGCGGCGGTAACGACATACTGTATGGTGGCGGTGGTCAAGATACATTATGGGGTGGTACAGGTAGCAATACCTTTATTTATAAAGAGATCTCTGACTCTTTAGTTTCTGCCGCTGACAAGATAATGGACTTCAAATCAGGTATTGATAAGATTGATTTATCAGAATTAATCGAAAATACCTTTAGCCATAAATTCCTTAATTTTGTTGATAATTTTACTGGTCGCTCAGGTGAAGCAACCATTAAATATGATCAAGCAACAAACTCAAGTGAATTGGCTATTAATGCTTATGGCTATGGATATAGCCCTGATTTCAAAATTGACATTGTAGGATTTGTTAATTACGAAACTGACTTTATTGTTTAA